From the genome of Triticum aestivum cultivar Chinese Spring chromosome 3B, IWGSC CS RefSeq v2.1, whole genome shotgun sequence, one region includes:
- the LOC123066689 gene encoding uncharacterized protein, which translates to MKESQAIRALLLLSFLVLATRGIDTTTMERENDSQILAHRKVNKIVMMEGGDVYDCIDVNVQPTLGHPLLKHHKIQMEPSSLPVGQRIKSPSPNGVLQAHLSIVECPTGMVPIIRNNRRGHIAAHITEQVINKDEQLEMAGIRYSDDLYGVRATINVYEPKVKKDSKDISQSGVLIDNGPTGQEEGVGACYSVAPNSTGDSFARFHVIWRDGKLHKPCYDHVCPGFVQVSHRVGLGGRVLPVSVYNGPQYVIDIYIFKDPKIANWWVMYGEEKTPVGYWPSSLFSHFKDKGIYSFWGGFVQGPTASSDSPQIGSGHFASEGYGKAAFMRSIQIVDKNNKLVTPNSHKDLVGTTDITKYSIDGYKVDNHGMHMYYGGPGNMV; encoded by the exons ATGAAAGAAAGTCAAGCTATTAGAGCGCTCCTTCTACTCTCATTTCTTGTTCTAGCAACCAGAGGAATAGATACGACTACAATGGAAAGGGAAAATGATAGCCAGATCCTTGCCCATCGAAAAGTTAATAAAATTGTCATG ATGGAAGGTGGAGATGTATATGATTGCATTGATGTGAATGTCCAGCCTACTTTGGGCCACCCATTGTTGAAACATCACAAAATTCAG ATGGAACCAAGTTCTTTACCTGTTGGACAGAGGATAAAATCTCCCTCCCCAAATGGTGTTTTACAAGCACATCTGTCGATCGTCGAATGCCCGACGGGGATGGTTCCAATTATACGTAATAATAGAAGGGGCCATATAGCGGCACACATTACCGAGCAAGTGATTAACAAGGATGAACAACTAGAG ATGGCGGGAATTAGATATTCAGATGATTTGTATGGGGTACGAGCTACCATAAATGTGTATGAGCCAAAGGTGAAGAAAGATAGCAAGGATATTAGTCAATCAGGTGTACTAATTGATAATGGACCAACGGGtcaggaagaaggtgtaggtgcTTGTTATTCGGTAGCTCCAAACTCCACTGGTGATAGCTTTGCAAGGTTTCATGTTATTTGG CGAGATGGCAAACTACACAAGCCCTGCTACGATCACGTATGTCCTGGTTTTGTGCAAGTTAGTCACCGTGTTGGTCTTGGAGGAAGAGTACTTCCTGTTTCAGTCTATAACGGACCACAATATGTGATAGACATTTACATTTTCAAG GACCCCAAAATAGCAAATTGGTGGGTGATGTATGGTGAAGAAAAGACACCGGTTGGATATTGGCCAAGTTCACTCTTCTCTCACTTTAAAGATAAAGGGATTTATTCATTCTGGGGCGGTTTTGTTCAAGGCCCAACAGCTTCATCAGACTCTCCACAAATTGGTAGTGGGCATTTTGCCTCTGAAGGGTATGGAAAAGCAGCTTTTATGAGAAGCATCCAGATTGTTGACAAAAATAACAAGCTTGTCACTCCAAATAGTCACAAAGACCTTGTTGGAACTACTGATATAACGAAATATAGTATTGATGGTTATAAAGTTGATAACCATGGTATGCATATGTACTATGGTGGACCAGGTAATATGGTCTGA